In the Bacillus sp. HSf4 genome, CCGTGTTTTTCTGCATATGCGATCTCTTCGTCGCGGGACCACTTCCATTCGCGGACGGGCGCAAGAACTTCCAGATCCGGATTCAACGATTTAATGGACACTTCAAAACGGACCTGGTCATTTCCTTTTCCGGTGCAGCCGTGTGCTACGGCTACGGCATTTTCCTTTTCTGCCACTTCAACCAGCTTCTTTGCGATCAGCGGTCTTGAAAGAGCTGAGACAAGCGGGTACTTCCCTTCATACAGCGTATGAGCCTGAAGGGCGATCAGAGCGAAATCCTGTGCAAATTCTTCTTTTGCATCGATGACATAAGAATGAACAGCTCCAACCTGAAGCGCTTTTTGCTGAATGAATGCCAAGTCCTTCCCTTCGCCGACGTCAAGGCAGCAGGCCACCACATCATATCCCTGCTCCTGAAGCCATTTGATCGCGACAGAGGTATCAAGCCCTCCCGAGTATGCTAAAACCACTTTTTTCTTTTGCGTCATTTTGTAAAACTCCTCTCATCTAGGTGCTCTTTTTTGTATAAAAATAAGTTTTGTCTAATAAAAATACATTTAATATGTATACACTTTAACAAGGAAGTCTCGTTTTTTCAACCTTTTTATAAAAAAAACTTCATTCATTTTTAATGAATGAAGTTCAGTTCATATTCAGCCTGTTTTCGTTGCATCAATCGGATTTTGTTGACTGCTTGTCTTTTCTCAGCTCTCTGATGACATGGGCGATTTCAGGAACAATCAGCTTTGACATCGCAAGCTTCACCGCACCGCTTGAACCAGGCGTCGCAAAAACGGCCTTGTTTTGGATAACGCCCGCCGCCGCTCTTGAAAGAATCGCGCTTGCACCGATATCCTCCGTGTAGCTGAGCATGCGGAATATTTCCCCGAAACCCGGAATCTCTTTTGAAAAGAGGGAGACAATCGATTCGATCGTCACATCCCTTGCTGCTATGCCTGTCCCGCCGTTCAGCAAAATCGCATCGATGCGGTCATCAAGGCAGCCTTCAAACACTGCCGCCTGAATGGCTTCTTTTTCGTCTTTGACAATGTCATATGAGATCACTTCATGGCCCGCTTCCTTCAAGAATTCTTTCATCAGCCGCCCGCTTTTATCCGTTTCTTCCGATCTCGTATCACTAACAGTAATGACCTTGCAGAAGACCCGGTCGGGCGCTTCTTTTTTGTGCTGCTCAACACTCATGGATGACGCCTCCTTTTTTGCATTCCTTTTTTATTATAAAGGGAAGCGGTGATAAAAAAACAGCCTTCTCTCTAGAGAAGGCTGCCATTTTAAAATTACTGGGCCAATCTTACAACATCTCTTGCAATCATCACTTCTTCATTCGTCGGAATGATGATGACTTTGACAGGAGAATGCGGATAGCTGATAAACGCTTCTTTTCCGCGGACATTATTCAGTGCAGGGTCCCAATATACGCCCATGAACTCCAGTCCGTGAAGAACGCGTTCTCTGACTTCAACGCTGTTTTCGCCGATGCCGGCAGTGAAAATGATCGCGTCTACACCGCTCATTCTTGCTGCATAAGAACCGATGTATTTATGAATTCTGCTTGCGAACACTTCGAGCGCTGTTTCCGCACGCTCATTGCCTTCTTTAGCCGCTTCAACGATGTCGCGCAAATCGCTTGAGAAACCGGAAACACCCAAAAGACCGCTCTTTTTGTTGAGCGTGTTCAGGACTTCGTCAGCTGTTTGTCCCGTTTTTTCCATAATGAACGGAATGAGTGCAGGGTCGATGTTTCCTGAACGCGTCCCCATCGCCACACCCGCAAGCGGAGTGAAGCCCATTGATGTATCGATTGATTTGCCGCCTTCAACAGCTGCGATGCTCGCCCCGTTTCCGAGGTGGCAGGAGATCAGGCGAAGTTCTTCAAGCGGACGGCCGAGGAGCTCTGCCGCACGTTCAGTTACATATTTATGCGATGTACCGTGGAAACCGTATTTACGGATCCCGAATTTTTCATAATATTCATATGGCAGACTGTATAAATAAGATTGTTCCGGCATCGTTTGATGGAATGCTGTATCAAAAACGGCCACGGCAGGAACATTTGGAAGAACTTCTTTAAACGCTTTGATTCCGACGATATTGGCCGGGTTATGAAGCGGCGCGAGTTCTGAAATCTCTTCGATCTCATGGATCATTTCATCTGTCAATAAAACGGAGTCGCTGAACTTTTCGCCTCCGTGAACGACGCGGTGGCCGATTCCGTCGATTTCATTTAAATCCTTGATGATGCCGAATGTTGTCAGTTTATCCAGCAGCATTTTTACGGCTACGGAATGATCCGGAATATCAGTTGTTTCACTTTTCTTTTCATCGTTGACAGAAATGGTGAAGATGCCGTTGTCCAGCCCAATTCGTTCAACTAAACCTTTTGTTAATACTTTTTCGCTGGGCATGTCGAACAGTTGAAATTTCAGTGATGAGCTTCCAGCATTGATTGCGATAATTTTGGACATAAAATGACGCTCCTTTTTACCTATAGTCCGGTGACTTTATGTTCGACCCGGATCATAAAAAATATGTATAAAATCGTTCTTAGTAAATTCAAAAAATATCTGCCTTACTCATTTAAACACTAAAGAACAATCCTTTTCAAGTCGAGATCTTGAATGATAGCGTTTTCAACAAGAAATTATTATTTTCTGAAAATAAAAACAGTCAGAGAATACCATCTCTGACTTGCTTAGTTCTTTTCCTGCCGAATCCAATTGTCGAGTTTAGCCGTCATGTTGAGCATCGCTTCTTGATTTGAAAACGACGGGATTTGAGCAAGCAGCACCTGTTTCGGCGCGATCGCCTGTTCCCCGTGCTTTTGCAGGATCAGGATGCTTTTGGCATGCGCCTCATCTTTAAAAATCGATGATGGCAGCTGGAGAACTGCATTAATATGCGCATGATCCTTTAAAAAGGTGCGCAGTTTTTCACTCTGGCTGCTTTCAAACAAATGGTTCGGAATCATGAAAAATAAATATCCGCCCGGCTTTGCGTATGTCAGGCTTTGTTCAATGAACAGATGATGTGAAAAAGAGTGTCCCTCATCGGCTTTCAGCTGGAATGCCGCAGCGCTTTCATCATCCGGATAGTATCCGACAGGAAGATCGCAGAGAACCGTATCGACCGGGTCCATAAAAATGGGCTGCAAGCTGTCCTGGTTAAACAATTCAATTTCTTTTTGCTGAAGGTTGGCCTGAACATACGCGAGCTTGATCAGTACATCGTCAATGTCTGAGCCGAAGGCTTTGCCCGCCTCATGAGAAAGCTGGTTTAAAACGGCAAGCAAAAGGTTGCCGGTGCCGACTGCCGGATCAAAAAGCGTCATCCCTTTTTTGCTCTCCATGAATTTGTTGACAAGATATCCGATAAATAAGCCGATGGTATCCGGCGTCATCTGTCTGTTCGGATGGGGAATTTCCTTCTGGCCTTTCAGTATGGCCAGCTGGAACGCTTTGCGTATCGATTCATGGCTGCATTCAAAAAAGCGGACTTTGCCGATAAGAGCCTCCAGTTTTTGTGCAGCTGCTTCAGACAATCCGCGGTTTGCATCCTCAGAAAAGTACGCCTCGCCAGCCTCTGCCAGAGCCTCTAAGTATGGAATGTCCCGATCGCCGGCAATGATGTTCGCCCCTACGTCAAGCCATTCATATATTGTTTCCACTTGATTGTTCTCCATAATGTCTCTCCTTATTAAAAAATCAGAGTCCATGAAAAGAGCTCCGGGGAGTTGATCACCTGGAGCCCTTTAAACGTTCATTTTACTTCACGAGCGATTTGGCAGCTTCAATCGCTTTTTCATAATCCGGATGATTTGTCGCTTCACTGACATATTCAGTATAGACGACTTTTCCGTTTTCATCTAAAACAAATACAGCGCGGGCAAGCAGCCTTAATTCCTTGATATAAACGCCAAACGCTTCCCCGAATGACATCTCGCGGTGATCTGACAATGTTTCCACATTTTCGATACCGTTTGCCCCGCACCAGCGTGCCTGTGCAAACGGAAGATCTGCACTGATTGTATACACTTTCACTGAACCGAGGCTTGCGGCTTCTTCATTGAAACGGCGGGTCTGTGCATCACATACCCCTGTGTCAATAGATGGGATGACAGAAATAATCGCCGGTTTGCCTTTGATATCTTGAAGTGTCACTTCTTCTAGCGAGTTGGAGAGCACCGTGAAATCTGGAGCCTGGTCTCCGACATGCACCTCTGACCCTACCAGTGTCACAGGGTTTCCTTTAAATGTAATTGAAGCCATCATCATTCCTCCTTCACTTATGTATGACTCTACTATAAAAGAGTTTAGGCCAAACTGCAAAACTTACGTTTAAAAACGAACAGAAAAAAGTTAACTGCATCAGGCAGTTAACTTTGAAGGGCTGCTATTCTTTAAAACGGTGTGTTGTTTTGCTGATTCATCTGTTGTTTTTGCTGGGCGTTTTTCTTAAACATTTGCTGAATCCGTTCAATCGTTTGCGGGGCCGCTTCCAAAATTTT is a window encoding:
- a CDS encoding molybdenum cofactor biosynthesis protein B, with product MSVEQHKKEAPDRVFCKVITVSDTRSEETDKSGRLMKEFLKEAGHEVISYDIVKDEKEAIQAAVFEGCLDDRIDAILLNGGTGIAARDVTIESIVSLFSKEIPGFGEIFRMLSYTEDIGASAILSRAAAGVIQNKAVFATPGSSGAVKLAMSKLIVPEIAHVIRELRKDKQSTKSD
- a CDS encoding acetate kinase gives rise to the protein MSKIIAINAGSSSLKFQLFDMPSEKVLTKGLVERIGLDNGIFTISVNDEKKSETTDIPDHSVAVKMLLDKLTTFGIIKDLNEIDGIGHRVVHGGEKFSDSVLLTDEMIHEIEEISELAPLHNPANIVGIKAFKEVLPNVPAVAVFDTAFHQTMPEQSYLYSLPYEYYEKFGIRKYGFHGTSHKYVTERAAELLGRPLEELRLISCHLGNGASIAAVEGGKSIDTSMGFTPLAGVAMGTRSGNIDPALIPFIMEKTGQTADEVLNTLNKKSGLLGVSGFSSDLRDIVEAAKEGNERAETALEVFASRIHKYIGSYAARMSGVDAIIFTAGIGENSVEVRERVLHGLEFMGVYWDPALNNVRGKEAFISYPHSPVKVIIIPTNEEVMIARDVVRLAQ
- a CDS encoding class I SAM-dependent methyltransferase, giving the protein MENNQVETIYEWLDVGANIIAGDRDIPYLEALAEAGEAYFSEDANRGLSEAAAQKLEALIGKVRFFECSHESIRKAFQLAILKGQKEIPHPNRQMTPDTIGLFIGYLVNKFMESKKGMTLFDPAVGTGNLLLAVLNQLSHEAGKAFGSDIDDVLIKLAYVQANLQQKEIELFNQDSLQPIFMDPVDTVLCDLPVGYYPDDESAAAFQLKADEGHSFSHHLFIEQSLTYAKPGGYLFFMIPNHLFESSQSEKLRTFLKDHAHINAVLQLPSSIFKDEAHAKSILILQKHGEQAIAPKQVLLAQIPSFSNQEAMLNMTAKLDNWIRQEKN
- the tpx gene encoding thiol peroxidase, whose amino-acid sequence is MASITFKGNPVTLVGSEVHVGDQAPDFTVLSNSLEEVTLQDIKGKPAIISVIPSIDTGVCDAQTRRFNEEAASLGSVKVYTISADLPFAQARWCGANGIENVETLSDHREMSFGEAFGVYIKELRLLARAVFVLDENGKVVYTEYVSEATNHPDYEKAIEAAKSLVK